The sequence below is a genomic window from Verrucomicrobiota bacterium.
TCGCAAAATCAAAGTTGATTTTGATTTCCGTATTCGCAGAGAAAATCGTATCATTATAAACCGCGTATGATGCGATGTTATTGCCTGTGTCCGTAAGCCTTAACCAACCACTCCCGTTAGCATCCCCATTGGTCGCTGTCAAATTAGGTGTGTAACCCACCCCACCCAAAGTCCATCCTGTCACTGTATTACTGGTGAATGATTCACTCACGACTAATGTCTGTGCACGCGCCCCCATCATCGTCACTAGGCCAAAAAGGCATAGTCCCATGAGAAAAGTTTTAGTCGGTGTACAATAATGAAACATGATCTTGATCTTGATATTGGGTAATGTTTTGGGCTTAGGAAAAGGCACATCAAAACTACAAGCCTAATTTGCATCCCCTCCGGATAAATAGCGACATATCTTCGACAAGCGGTAGTAACAAATCGTCAAGCGGTAGTAAACATTTTTATTGAAATTTTAAATTTCCTATTCATTTGGCATTGTAATACTTAAAAGGATTTTTACATAAAATTTTTATTATGGTAATTATTGCTTTTTAATTGCTAATAATTAATTGAATACTACGAAGTCCTATACCCGAAAATAGGGGGAGAATAGACATCAAACTTCGAACTCAGACATCATTCTACGGCCATCACATGGTCTGCTCATGAGAGGGGATAATATCCTGTCATTTATCCATAAGTCATTAGTCTCTAAAGCTCAAAGCCTTGAATGGTCTGGGTGATTTTTTGCCCGATCTCCTTGACTGGGGGGATCAGTTTTTCAAATTTCCCCTTCATTCGCTCTTTTGGGCCAGAGATTCCTACTGCACAAACAATGCGATCCCGAAAATCATAAATAGGGACAGCCATACATAAGACCCCTTGGGAACGCTCTTCCTTATCAGTAGAATATCCCATTTTCCGCACATCCTGCAGGTGGAGGGCTAATTTCCCGATATCAATAATCGTCGTGGGTGTATGAGATACTAACCTCACTCCCTCAAAAAGCATTTCTAAATCTTTGAAGGACATTTGACATAATAAACTTTTCCCCACAGCCGTGGAGTGGAGTTCATCCACATGCCCTAATTGATGGTAGATCGACACCATTTCCGTCGCCGTCTCGGAATCAACAAAAACCGATTGCACTCCACTCCTGACGACCGTGTGTGCTGTCTCCCCGCTGAATCTCACTAATTCACGAAGGAAAGGATTGATCAATTCTGTCAGCTTTAATTGTTTCTCCAAAGCCGTCGCCAGCTTATAAATGCCCAGTCCCAGTGAATAAACCCTTTCATCTTTCTCTTGGGATACAAGACGGTGCTTTATCAGGGTTGAAAGCATCCGGTGAACGGAACTCCGGTCGACTTGCATGAATGCCGCAAGCTCCGCCAAGTTATATTTCCTTTGGGGAGTGTCTGCCATTTTTTGCAAGAGTTTCAATCCCCGGTCGAGGGCTTGGATGACTGTGAAATCGGTTTTAGGCATGATAAAAACAATTAAGGGTTCGAGTCCGTTTTTCTCCAGTGGATTTTTAATCAATCATCTGCATTTTAGATTTGCATTATTGACTCACATTGCGCTATATACAATATTATTGCACGAATAAAAATGGAGAAAATACGATGAGACCCGATTTATTTGAAGGAATGACCATGGTAGACCTCTCTCTACCAATCTATCATGACGCACCTATCTGGAGTGCTGAGCCCCAATGTATCGTCCATGACTGGATCCGGAAAGGCCGTTGTTACGGTCGTCCTGAGCCCCTGAATATGAAATACTTCTGCATGGCTGGACATCAGGGCACTCACACAGACGCTCCTTACCATATGAATAATGAGGGGGTCAAGCTCGACCAGATTCCCCTCTCCCGGTACAAGGGCTGGACACGCGTACTGGATTTTCGTGATAAAAAACTGGGGGATCATTTTACCGCTGAAGACATGGTCAAACATGGGGTGAAAACAGGCGAACGCATTTTGCTCTGCACAGGATGGGATCGTTACTTGAACCCCTTCGATGAAACATATTTTAACCTCGACCACCCCCATTTTTCTGAGGACGGCATCTACTGGCTCTTGGATAATAAAATCGAGCTCGTCGGGATGGACACACCTTCGACAGACCCTTCCCTCGTGGATCATCCAAAGATTTTCGAGCGCCAGGAACATTTCCCGATTCTACTCGAACTCATGACTAACCTCGATAAAGTCGTCGGGAAAGAGGTGTATCTGATGTGTCTGCCTCTTAATGTCCGTGAGGGTGACGGTTCGTGGGTTCGCGCTGTGGCATTCGTTCCGGAAAAATAATTAACCTGATTCAAGAAAGATAAATATCATGAAAGTAGAACATATTGTTTGGTTTAAATGGAATGAAGGCGTCTCGGAAGATCGCATTCAACATCATCTCAATGGCCTGAGCGCCCTCGTGAATACAGTCCCCGGGATTATTTCCTTGCGACTCGGTAAAAACTTTACTGATCGTGCCAAAGGCTTTACCCATGGCCTCGTCGTCACCCTCGAGAATAAAGCTGCTTTACCCATTTACGCCGATCACCCCGAGCACATGGCTGTGGCTACAGAGCTCCGTAAGGATGCCGAAGTGATGGCCATGGATTTTGAATTCTAAAAAAACCGGAATATTCCAAAATCAGGAACGCGGGGTCTCCTCCCGCATGATTATTGCCAATGGCCGTGAGAGGGACCCCACGGTCTGATTAAATGATTTGGATCACTTATTTATGAGCACCACACTCTGCGGCGGACATTTTATCAACGGTCAATGGATGACCTCCGAGGGAAAACCCTTCCAGTCCATCAACCCCCAAACTGGGGAAAAACTCCCCACGGTTTTTCATGGGGCTAATCCCGAGCAAATTGCGCAGGCCTGTGAATCCGCGCAAATTGCTTTTTCAAAAACCCGCCAGCTCCCTCCCACGCAAATTGCGCAGCTCCTAGAGCAAATCGCCACCGAGATCGAAGCCGCCGGGGATGAGCTCCTCCAAATGGCATCCCATGAAAGTGGATTACCCGTGCAACCACGCTTGATGGGAGAGCGTGCCCGCACCTGTGGACAGCTTCGCCTTTTTGCTGCCCTCGTCAAAGAGGGTGACTGGGTCGATGCCCGCATCGACCGCCCTGATCCCGCGCGCACCCCACTTCCAAAGCCCGATGTCCGCAGCGCCCTCGAAGCCATCGGCCCTGTCGTCGTATTCGATGCGAGTAATTTCCCCTTGGCTTTCGGAGCATGTGGTGGTGATACCGCATCCGCACTCGCAGCAGGAAATCCTGTTATTATCAAAGGACACACCGCCCATCCGGGTACTAATGAGCTCGTTACCCAGGCCGTACAAAAAGCCCTAGAAAAATGCAATTTGCCCGCAAGCTTTTTCCAACTCCTGCAAGGGAGCGGATCAACCGTCGGCTCAGCCCTCGTGATTGATCCCCGGATAAAAGCTGTCGGATTCACCGGTTCACTCTCCGGAGGCCGCGCACTCTTTGACCTTGCTGCCAAACGTCCAGACCCGATTCCTGTTTATGCCGAAATGGGCAGTCTCAATCCTCTTGTCATCCTCCCTAAGGCTATTGAAAATAAAACCACACAAATTGCGGAAGGTCTTGCCGGGGCACTCACCCTGGGAGCAGGCCAATTCTGCACACGCCCCGGCC
It includes:
- a CDS encoding IclR family transcriptional regulator, whose translation is MIKNPLEKNGLEPLIVFIMPKTDFTVIQALDRGLKLLQKMADTPQRKYNLAELAAFMQVDRSSVHRMLSTLIKHRLVSQEKDERVYSLGLGIYKLATALEKQLKLTELINPFLRELVRFSGETAHTVVRSGVQSVFVDSETATEMVSIYHQLGHVDELHSTAVGKSLLCQMSFKDLEMLFEGVRLVSHTPTTIIDIGKLALHLQDVRKMGYSTDKEERSQGVLCMAVPIYDFRDRIVCAVGISGPKERMKGKFEKLIPPVKEIGQKITQTIQGFEL
- a CDS encoding cyclase family protein, producing MRPDLFEGMTMVDLSLPIYHDAPIWSAEPQCIVHDWIRKGRCYGRPEPLNMKYFCMAGHQGTHTDAPYHMNNEGVKLDQIPLSRYKGWTRVLDFRDKKLGDHFTAEDMVKHGVKTGERILLCTGWDRYLNPFDETYFNLDHPHFSEDGIYWLLDNKIELVGMDTPSTDPSLVDHPKIFERQEHFPILLELMTNLDKVVGKEVYLMCLPLNVREGDGSWVRAVAFVPEK
- a CDS encoding Dabb family protein — translated: MKVEHIVWFKWNEGVSEDRIQHHLNGLSALVNTVPGIISLRLGKNFTDRAKGFTHGLVVTLENKAALPIYADHPEHMAVATELRKDAEVMAMDFEF
- a CDS encoding aldehyde dehydrogenase (NADP(+)), with product MSTTLCGGHFINGQWMTSEGKPFQSINPQTGEKLPTVFHGANPEQIAQACESAQIAFSKTRQLPPTQIAQLLEQIATEIEAAGDELLQMASHESGLPVQPRLMGERARTCGQLRLFAALVKEGDWVDARIDRPDPARTPLPKPDVRSALEAIGPVVVFDASNFPLAFGACGGDTASALAAGNPVIIKGHTAHPGTNELVTQAVQKALEKCNLPASFFQLLQGSGSTVGSALVIDPRIKAVGFTGSLSGGRALFDLAAKRPDPIPVYAEMGSLNPLVILPKAIENKTTQIAEGLAGALTLGAGQFCTRPGLIFAANCAATDSLITQIAQKLAGQKFCMLTPGIRDHFNSIVEQFATINSVKVHVAPEKSGAAGTGAFLLETDVKTFLTSPALQEEAFGPSGLIVRFDSIHDLSSLFTLVKGTLTATIHHDAADDTVEVAAAFSQAAQIAGRVISNGYPTGVEVCHAMVHGGPYPATSHSGFTSVGTGAIRRFARPVCYQNLPDTLLPETLRDLNPRKIFRLVDGQYTQNHS